Proteins from a single region of Punica granatum isolate Tunisia-2019 chromosome 8, ASM765513v2, whole genome shotgun sequence:
- the LOC116188800 gene encoding metalloendoproteinase 1-MMP-like, translated as MASSFKPFRSYFLFFLLIVLAYQYGLCSRNIPRNQLDVKNGTRNTTPQRFDFSKFSHAGLGSKISGMSQLKRYLHRFGYLAPRPRGSNFSDDFDVELESALFKYQKRLGLQGTGRVDPETVASLMSPRCSVRDIHDYESPSSPETSVFHVTKNYKILDGRPIWNLSKPMTLKYAFYPDDMFDYLSQEEIRAAFAQAFAKWAEVIPVKFEETSDYLLAEVAIGFFKEEHGDGSPFDGPLGVLAHAFPYPIGDLHLDADENWAVDFKTNRAPRAIDLESVAIHEIGHVLGLDHSSLKESVMYPSITAMTKKVDLTMDDVEGIQMLYGPNPNMNLSSLVQTHSSVAAVGLQRRRIPFGWTLTLIVALLS; from the coding sequence ATGGCTTCTTCCTTCAAACCATTCCGCTCCTACTTCCTGTTCTTCCTGCTCATCGTCCTCGCCTACCAGTACGGCCTTTGCTCTAGAAACATACCCCGGAACCAGTTAGACGTGAAAAATGGGACCAGAAACACGACACCACAGCGGTTTGACTTCTCCAAGTTCTCCCATGCAGGCCTCGGCAGCAAGATCAGCGGCATGTCGCAACTCAAGAGATACTTGCACCGGTTTGGCTATTTGGCGCCACGGCCTAGAGGTTCGAACTTTAGTGATGACTTTGATGTCGAGCTCGAGTCTGCTCTTTTTAAGTACCAGAAAAGACTAGGGCTACAGGGAACTGGACGCGTTGATCCAGAGACGGTTGCCTCACTCATGTCCCCGAGATGCAGTGTGAGGGACATCCACGACTACGAGTCCCCCTCTTCCCCAGAAACAAGTGTGTTCCATGTGACCAAAAACTACAAGATCTTAGATGGTAGGCCAATATGGAATTTGTCGAAGCCAATGACCCTAAAGTATGCATTCTACCCGGATGACATGTTCGACTATCTCAGCCAGGAGGAGATACGGGCGGCTTTCGCTCAGGCCTTCGCCAAGTGGGCCGAGGTGATCCCGGTGAAGTTCGAAGAGACATCAGATTATCTTTTGGCGGAAGTTGCGATTGGGTTCTTCAAGGAGGAACATGGGGACGGATCTCCCTTCGATGGGCCACTGGGAGTACTAGCTCACGCCTTCCCGTACCCTATTGGGGATCTTCACCTTGACGCAGATGAGAACTGGGCGGTGGACTTCAAGACCAACCGAGCACCCCGGGCTATTGACTTGGAGTCTGTGGCCATCCACGAGATCGGGCATGTGTTGGGCCTCGACCACTCCTCGCTCAAGGAATCCGTCATGTATCCAAGTATAACTGCTATGACAAAGAAGGTCGACCTGACGATGGACGATGTGGAGGGGATTCAGATGCTCTATGGGCCAAACCCGAATATGAACTTGAGCTCTTTGGTGCAGACACACTCGAGCGTTGCTGCAGTTGGTCTACAGAGAAGGCGGATCCCATTCGGGTGGACCCTGACTCTGATCGTTGCACTTTTATCATGA
- the LOC116187564 gene encoding U3 small nucleolar RNA-associated protein 18 homolog, with translation MSFLSQNIPSKRNKPDNSKLEESDINEPIVVKENASEDDGELSDLDVSRTKKRKNGKEKGLKEEEEQEMKKLENFLFGSLYSPVEFGKEERGEVEDKAPDDSALFFVDRSAGSMLSVYEEDGELPLNVEEGRGKQRKPVWVDEEEEKASINIAKVNRLRKLRKEEDESTVTGSEYVSRLRAQHVKLNPGTDWARRDSALKGDGYYSDESSEEEREGPVVVDSILRTDEDLVVKSSVKLLPGLLEYSRLVDANAEDPSSGPINSVQFHRNAQLLLAAGLDRKLRFFQIDGKRNTKIQSIFLDDCPIRKASFLPDGSQVIVSGRRKFFYSFDLVKAKVDKIGPLVGREEKSLEVFEISPDSSTIAFVGNEGYILLVSSKTKELIGTLKMNGTVRALAFADNGQQLLSSGGDGQVYHWDLRTRTCIHKGVDEGCINGTSLCTSVDGGYFASGSDSGVVNVYNRHEFLGGSRKPIKAIENLTTMVDFMKFNNDAQILAICSGMKKNGMKLIHIPSFTAFSNWPMPNQSLGYPRCLDFSPGGGFMAFGNAAGKVLLYKLHHYHCA, from the coding sequence ATGAGTTTCCTGTCGCAAAATATTCCCTCCAAAAGAAATAAACCCGATAACTCGAAGTTGGAGGAGTCGGACATCAATGAGCCCATTGTTGTGAAAGAAAACGCTAGCGAAGATGATGGGGAGTTGTCGGACTTGGACGTCTCAAGgacgaagaagaggaagaatggGAAGGAGAAGGGgttaaaagaagaagaagaacaagagatgAAGAAGCTGGAGAACTTCTTGTTCGGGTCTCTTTACTCTCCTGTTGAGTTTGGTAAGGAGGAAAGGGGTGAGGTTGAAGACAAGGCTCCGGATGATTCAGctttgttctttgtggatCGTTCTGCTGGCAGTATGCTCTCTGTTTACGAGGAGGATGGGGAGTTGCCATTGAATGTCGAAGAAGGGAGGGGGAAACAAAGGAAACCTGTTTGGGTGgatgaggaagaggagaaggcCAGTATCAACATAGCTAAAGTTAACCGGTTGAGGAAACTGCGGAAAGAAGAGGATGAGAGCACTGTTACTGGGTCTGAGTATGTTTCAAGGCTGAGGGCTCAGCATGTTAAACTGAACCCGGGAACAGATTGGGCCCGACGTGATTCAGCCTTGAAGGGAGACGGCTATTACTCTGATGAGTCATCAGAGGAAGAACGAGAGGGACCCGTGGTTGTCGACAGCATCCTTCGGACGGACGAAGATCTTGTCGTGAAGAGCAGCGTAAAATTGTTGCCGGGACTTTTGGAGTACTCGAGGCTTGTGGATGCTAATGCCGAGGACCCATCAAGTGGTCCAATAAATTCAGTTCAATTCCATCGGAATGCTCAGCTGCTGCTTGCAGCAGGGCTAGACCGGAAGCTTCGGTTCTTTCAAATCGATGGGAAGCGGAACACAAAGATACAGAGCATCTTTCTTGATGATTGCCCAATCCGTAAGGCTTCCTTCTTGCCTGATGGGTCTCAGGTCATTGTTTCCGGCAGGAGGAAGTTCTTCTATAGCTTTGACCTTGTGAAAGCGAAGGTGGACAAGATAGGGCCGCTCGTGGGTCGCGAGGAGAAGAGCTTGGAGGTATTTGAGATTTCTCCCGACTCCAGCACAATTGCATTCGTGGGAAATGAAGGTTATATACTACTAGTGTCGTCCAAGACAAAGGAACTGATTGGGACATTGAAGATGAATGGAACTGTTAgagccctagcttttgccgaCAACGGGCAGCAGTTGCTGAGCTCAGGTGGGGACGGGCAGGTCTACCATTGGGACCTACGAACCAGAACTTGCATTCACAAGGGAGTCGATGAGGGCTGCATTAACGGAACATCTTTATGCACATCCGTTGATGGTGGATATTTTGCCTCTGGGTCGGACAGTGGGGTTGTCAATGTTTACAATAGGCACGAGTTCTTGGGAGGGAGTAGAAAGCCAATCAAGGCCATTGAGAACCTAACAACTATGGTGGACTTCATGAAGTTCAACAATGATGCTCAGATACTGGCAATATGTTCAGGCATGAAGAAGAACGGGATGAAACTGATACACATCCCATCGTTTACTGCATTCTCTAACTGGCCGATGCCAAACCAGTCCCTGGGATACCCGAGGTGTTTGGACTTTAGCCCAGGAGGAGGGTTCATGGCTTTTGGTAATGCTGCTGGGAAAGTGTTGCTGTATAAGTTGCATCATTACCACTGCGCCTAA
- the LOC116187563 gene encoding glutathione reductase, chloroplastic isoform X2, with protein MATSISFTTPKLTTSFSSSPALLQTLLFSRKLSVSSIPFPPPSAPLISSLYSHSLCCRRLRRFRRFSVSAESDNGADPSAPRHYDFDLFTIGAGSGGVRASRFAANFGATVAVCELPFSTISSETTGGVGGTCVLRGCVPKKLLVYSSKYSHEFEESMGFGWKYETEPKHDWSTLMANKNAELQRLTGIYKNILNNAGVTLIEGRGKIVDPHTVDVDGKLYSARHILISVGGRPFIPEIPGSEYAIDSDAALDLPSKPEKIAIIGGGYIALEFAGIFNGLTSEVHVFIRQKKVLRGFDEEVRDFVAEQMSLRGIEFHTEESPLAIQKLPDGSLSLKTTKGTVEGFSHVMFATGRRPNTKNLGLESVGVKMTKNGAIEVDEFLRTSVPSIWAVGDVTDRINLTPVALMEGGALAKTLFLNEPTKPDYRAVPSAVFSQPPIGQVGLTEEQAIQQYGDVDIYTANFRPLKATLSGLPDRVFMKLIIRAKTNKVLGLHMCGEDSPEIVQGFAVAVKAGLTKADFDATVGVHPTAAEEFVTMRTPTRKIRNRSPPETFVARYP; from the exons ATGGCCACCTCCATTTCCTTCACCACCCCGAAGCTGACCacctccttctcctcctcccctGCCCTCCTCCAAACCCTCCTCTTCTCCCGCAAGCTCTCTGTCTCCTCTATCCCCTTCCCTCCTCCTTCCGCCCCTCTAATTTCCAGCCTTTACTCCCACTCCCTCTGCTGCCGCCGCCTCCGCCGCTTCCGCCGCTTCTCCGTCAGCGCGGAGTCCGACAACGGCGCCGACCCCTCTGCCCCCCGCCACTATGACTTCGACCTCTTCACCATCGGGGCCGGAAGTGGCGGCGTCCGCGCCTCCCGGTTCGCCGCCAATTTTGGCGCCACCGTCGCTGTCTGCGAGCTTCCTTTCTCCACCATATCTTCCGAAACCACCGGCGGCGTAGGTGGAAC ATGTGTGCTTCGGGGTTGTGTGCCGAAGAAATTACTTGTTTACTCATCCAAATACTCTCATGAATTTGAAGAGAGCATGGGTTTTGGATGGAAATATGAGACTGAGCCCAAGCATGATTGGAGTACCTTAATGGCTAACAAGAATGCTGAGTTGCAGCGCCTCACTGGTATCTATAAGAATATCCTGAACAATGCTGGCGTCACTTTGATTGAAGGTCGTGGAAAG ATTGTGGACCCACACACAGTTGATGTGGATGGAAAACTCTACTCAGCAAGGCACATACTGATTTCAGTTGGGGGACGACCCTTTATCCCTGAAATTCCTGGAAGTGAATATGCAATAGATTCTGATGCGGCACTTGATTTGCCCTCAAAACCTGAAAAAATTGCAATCATCGGGGGTGGGTACATTGCCTTAGAATTCGCTGGTATCTTCAATGGCTTGACGAGTGAGGTCCATGTATTTATAAGGCAGAAAAAGGTTTTGAGAGGTTTTGATGAAGAG GTAAGGGATTTTGTTGCGGAACAGATGTCTCTACGAGGAATTGAATTCCATACAGAGGAGTCACCTCTGGCAATTCAGAAGTTGCCTGATGGTTCACTGTCCCTTaagacaactaaaggaacagTTGAAGGTTTCTCACATGTTATGTTTGCTACTGGACGCAGGCCTAATACCAAG AACTTAGGATTAGAGTCAGTTGGAgtgaaaatgacaaaaaatggTGCAATAGAG GTTGACGAATTCTTGCGAACATCTGTCCCTTCCATTTGGGCAGTTGGAGATGTAACTGATAGAATAAATTTGACTCCTGTTGCCCTGATGGAGGGAGGTGCATTGGCAAAAACGCTTTTTCTCAATGAACCAACAAAACCTGATTATAG AGCTGTTCCATCTGCTGTATTTTCTCAACCACCGATTGGGCAAGTTGGTCTCACTGAAGAGCAG GCAATTCAACAATATGGTGATGTTGATATCTATACAGCAAACTTCCGGCCGTTAAAGGCTACTCTTTCTGGGCTTCCCGACCGGGTCTTCATGAAACTCATAATTCGTGCAAAAACAAACAAGGTTCTTGGGTTGCACATGTGCGGCGAAGATTCTCCTGAAATTGTGCAG GGATTTGCTGTTGCTGTTAAGGCTGGTCTGACCAAAGCAGACTTTGATGCTACAGTGGGTGTTCATCCAACAGCTGCAGAGGAATTTGTCACAATGAGGACTCCCACACGGAAGATAAGAAATCGCTCTCCACCTGAG ACATTTGTAGCAAGATACCCGTAA
- the LOC116187563 gene encoding glutathione reductase, chloroplastic isoform X1, translated as MATSISFTTPKLTTSFSSSPALLQTLLFSRKLSVSSIPFPPPSAPLISSLYSHSLCCRRLRRFRRFSVSAESDNGADPSAPRHYDFDLFTIGAGSGGVRASRFAANFGATVAVCELPFSTISSETTGGVGGTCVLRGCVPKKLLVYSSKYSHEFEESMGFGWKYETEPKHDWSTLMANKNAELQRLTGIYKNILNNAGVTLIEGRGKIVDPHTVDVDGKLYSARHILISVGGRPFIPEIPGSEYAIDSDAALDLPSKPEKIAIIGGGYIALEFAGIFNGLTSEVHVFIRQKKVLRGFDEEVRDFVAEQMSLRGIEFHTEESPLAIQKLPDGSLSLKTTKGTVEGFSHVMFATGRRPNTKNLGLESVGVKMTKNGAIEVDEFLRTSVPSIWAVGDVTDRINLTPVALMEGGALAKTLFLNEPTKPDYRAVPSAVFSQPPIGQVGLTEEQAIQQYGDVDIYTANFRPLKATLSGLPDRVFMKLIIRAKTNKVLGLHMCGEDSPEIVQGFAVAVKAGLTKADFDATVGVHPTAAEEFVTMRTPTRKIRNRSPPEGKDSEAKAAAGV; from the exons ATGGCCACCTCCATTTCCTTCACCACCCCGAAGCTGACCacctccttctcctcctcccctGCCCTCCTCCAAACCCTCCTCTTCTCCCGCAAGCTCTCTGTCTCCTCTATCCCCTTCCCTCCTCCTTCCGCCCCTCTAATTTCCAGCCTTTACTCCCACTCCCTCTGCTGCCGCCGCCTCCGCCGCTTCCGCCGCTTCTCCGTCAGCGCGGAGTCCGACAACGGCGCCGACCCCTCTGCCCCCCGCCACTATGACTTCGACCTCTTCACCATCGGGGCCGGAAGTGGCGGCGTCCGCGCCTCCCGGTTCGCCGCCAATTTTGGCGCCACCGTCGCTGTCTGCGAGCTTCCTTTCTCCACCATATCTTCCGAAACCACCGGCGGCGTAGGTGGAAC ATGTGTGCTTCGGGGTTGTGTGCCGAAGAAATTACTTGTTTACTCATCCAAATACTCTCATGAATTTGAAGAGAGCATGGGTTTTGGATGGAAATATGAGACTGAGCCCAAGCATGATTGGAGTACCTTAATGGCTAACAAGAATGCTGAGTTGCAGCGCCTCACTGGTATCTATAAGAATATCCTGAACAATGCTGGCGTCACTTTGATTGAAGGTCGTGGAAAG ATTGTGGACCCACACACAGTTGATGTGGATGGAAAACTCTACTCAGCAAGGCACATACTGATTTCAGTTGGGGGACGACCCTTTATCCCTGAAATTCCTGGAAGTGAATATGCAATAGATTCTGATGCGGCACTTGATTTGCCCTCAAAACCTGAAAAAATTGCAATCATCGGGGGTGGGTACATTGCCTTAGAATTCGCTGGTATCTTCAATGGCTTGACGAGTGAGGTCCATGTATTTATAAGGCAGAAAAAGGTTTTGAGAGGTTTTGATGAAGAG GTAAGGGATTTTGTTGCGGAACAGATGTCTCTACGAGGAATTGAATTCCATACAGAGGAGTCACCTCTGGCAATTCAGAAGTTGCCTGATGGTTCACTGTCCCTTaagacaactaaaggaacagTTGAAGGTTTCTCACATGTTATGTTTGCTACTGGACGCAGGCCTAATACCAAG AACTTAGGATTAGAGTCAGTTGGAgtgaaaatgacaaaaaatggTGCAATAGAG GTTGACGAATTCTTGCGAACATCTGTCCCTTCCATTTGGGCAGTTGGAGATGTAACTGATAGAATAAATTTGACTCCTGTTGCCCTGATGGAGGGAGGTGCATTGGCAAAAACGCTTTTTCTCAATGAACCAACAAAACCTGATTATAG AGCTGTTCCATCTGCTGTATTTTCTCAACCACCGATTGGGCAAGTTGGTCTCACTGAAGAGCAG GCAATTCAACAATATGGTGATGTTGATATCTATACAGCAAACTTCCGGCCGTTAAAGGCTACTCTTTCTGGGCTTCCCGACCGGGTCTTCATGAAACTCATAATTCGTGCAAAAACAAACAAGGTTCTTGGGTTGCACATGTGCGGCGAAGATTCTCCTGAAATTGTGCAG GGATTTGCTGTTGCTGTTAAGGCTGGTCTGACCAAAGCAGACTTTGATGCTACAGTGGGTGTTCATCCAACAGCTGCAGAGGAATTTGTCACAATGAGGACTCCCACACGGAAGATAAGAAATCGCTCTCCACCTGAG GGAAAGGATTCTGAGGCTAAAGCTGCAGCAGGGGTCTAG